CAACGATTAATTCTTTTCACGACCTCCGGTAAAGGCGTGTTTTTAAAGACAAGACGGCCTTTTATCCAGGCAGTATAGTCGCTTGTGTTGATTTTTCGGACCTGGAACGTGTTGGTTTTTTCTGAAAAGGTGGTTTGTTCACCCGGCGACAGAATTACTTTTGCCTTGATTCTTCCAAACCGGCTTTTCCTGAAGGCCATGACCCGGCCGTGGACCAAAGTAACCTGAACCGGTTCATCGCAATAGGCACTGACATTAAAACCGGTTCCCAATACTTTTACATTGATTTTTGGGGTGTGTACAATAAAAGGATGTTTAGCATCTTTTGTTACCTCAAAATAAGCTTCTCCGTGCAAGCAGATTTTTCGGGTTTTCCCAAAATGTCGGGGGTATTTTAAAATGCTTCCGGAATTTAACCAAACGTGGGAGCTGTCCGGAAGAATAACCGATTTTTTTACGCCTAAAGGTGCTTTTACAAAAACGCAAACTTCTTTTTGATGCCAGTGGTAAATGGATCTTCCGCCAAAAAACAATAAAAGCCCCAGAATAAATATTGCAGCTATTTTTAAAAGACGCGGGATAACTTTTTTCCGGGGGATAGAACGAATCGTTGTTTTTTTATTGGGTTGGGCTTCTTTGGTCCGGATGGTGGTCAAAACACGTTGTAAAAGTTTTTCCGGATCGTAGGAAGCGGGGCTTTCTGTATTTTCTGCTGTTTCCCAGAGTTGTTCAACAGCTTTATAAAAAGCTTTCTGTTCTTCTTCTGTTTCAAATCGTTTTAAAAGTTGACGTAGTTCTTCCTCGTTGTACTCGTAGTGAAATAATTTTCGAATAATCTCCAGATATTCTCCCTCACGCTTCATAGAAAACTTCTTTTATTACAAGTATGCTTTGCTCAACAAAAACCATTACCCGAAAAAGAAAAAATTTTCCTTCGGGAGGGATTGTTTCTTATAAGTACAATGTAATCAAAGAAATAGGAAAAGAAGAAACAGGTATTTTCCGAGCGACTCCCGGATAAATTTTAATGCTTTTGACATTTGGCTTTCCACCGTGTGAACGGAAATATTCAGCCGTTGAGAAATTTCTGCATAGGATAGCCCCTCTTCGCGGCTTAGTAAAAAGATTTCTCTGCGTTTAGGGGGTAGCTGATTGATTACTTCGGTGAAAGATTGCTCTAATTCGTCAAATAAAACTTTTGACTCGGTAGGATTGGGATTGGCCTTTCTTTGTTTAATAACTTCCCGCAGGATAATTTGCCGGTGGATCTCGGAACGAATGTGGTAAAAAGCCATGTTTCGGGCAATCGTAAAAAGAAAACCGGAAAACGATTTTTTGGTGTCAATGGTTTCTTTTATCGTCCAAAGCTTAACAAAAATGTCTTGGGTAATATTTTCGGCTTCTTCACTTTGGTGTAAAATGGAGTAACAAAACGAATAAATTTTTTTGTTGTATAAACGGAAAATTTCTTCAAAAGCGGTACGATCACCTTTTTTTAATGCTCCTACCAACGTTATTTCATCCCGCATTTTTAACTCCCTTATCTGCTTAATTATTAAAAATTTAATTACAACAGATGTTGAAAAGAAAAAATAAAACCCAAAAGCCCCTGAAGAAAGAAAGTTTCATTTTTTCCGATAAATTTCTTGAACAAAAGTATGATAAAAAAAGCATTTTGACCTGGTTTTGTATTTAGAAAAACGAATTTAAACTGAAAAGGATGCTCTTTGATAAGATAATTTTGTTCTTAAAAGCTTACAGCCAAGCGTTAATAACGGTTATTTTTTAACGGATAAGAATTTGTAAAAAAAACAGTAAAAAATTTTCTCTTTTGTAGAATCTGGAGAAATAAACCGAATTTTAAAACAACTGTTTGTTAAAATAAAAACACCATATAAGTACTAAATTATCAGTATTTTTTTTAATCAACGTTTTTATCCGCCAACAGGGAAAAGAACAAATTTCCGGTTGTCGGAAACTGATAATTAATGTGTTCCGTTATTTTTTTAAGTCTCTCGGTTTTCCGCCTTTGCGCCAGTGTTCTTCTATTTTTTCCAGCGGTACATCTTTGGTTTCGGGCAGGTAATAATATCCCCAAATCAATCCCAGAACACCAATAAAAGCATAAAGCCAGAAAGCTCCTGCCGGATTGCCGTTGTCGATAGCCTTGGTAACAAAGGTGTGGGTGGTTGCATCATAAATTTTTTCATGGGTAATGATGCCGGTACCGGAAGCGGTAAACAGTTTAACTATCTTAAAGAAAGTAAATGCCACCACACCATTAAAAAACCAGTTGGAAAGTGATCCGATGGATGTACCGATTCCTCTTACCCGCAACGGGAAAATTTCGGAAATGATAAGCCATCCCAATGGTCCCAGGCTGATAGCAAAAAAGGCAATGTAAATCCATACAAAAGCAATAGCCATCCATTTTCCGGTATCACCCAGTGCGGTATGAAAAGCAAATACCATTCCGAGTGCCATCAGCGAAATAACAATACCGCTCAATCCGATGAAGTACAGCTTCCGGCGTCCCAGCCGGTCAATCATAAACAATGACAGAATGGTAAACAGTACGTTGATGACTCCCACACTTACGGCTCCCCAAATTCCGGCACGGGCCCCTTCAAATCCGACAATCATAAAAATTTTCGGGCTGTAGTAAATTACTGTATTGATACCCACGAATTGCTGAAAAAACATAATTCCTACAGCAATAATTAAAGCCGTACGCAGCCAGGGACGGAAAATTTCCCGCAAACCGGCTTTTTCTTTGTCCTGT
The sequence above is drawn from the Candidatus Sulfidibacterium hydrothermale genome and encodes:
- a CDS encoding FecR family protein, which translates into the protein MKREGEYLEIIRKLFHYEYNEEELRQLLKRFETEEEQKAFYKAVEQLWETAENTESPASYDPEKLLQRVLTTIRTKEAQPNKKTTIRSIPRKKVIPRLLKIAAIFILGLLLFFGGRSIYHWHQKEVCVFVKAPLGVKKSVILPDSSHVWLNSGSILKYPRHFGKTRKICLHGEAYFEVTKDAKHPFIVHTPKINVKVLGTGFNVSAYCDEPVQVTLVHGRVMAFRKSRFGRIKAKVILSPGEQTTFSEKTNTFQVRKINTSDYTAWIKGRLVFKNTPLPEVVKRINRWYNAKIVIKDNDSILNQMNYTVQFNKTPLPTVLKILHEMTPVCFKQSDGKIFVTKDKKRWKDFIKNNE
- a CDS encoding RNA polymerase sigma factor, which gives rise to MRDEITLVGALKKGDRTAFEEIFRLYNKKIYSFCYSILHQSEEAENITQDIFVKLWTIKETIDTKKSFSGFLFTIARNMAFYHIRSEIHRQIILREVIKQRKANPNPTESKVLFDELEQSFTEVINQLPPKRREIFLLSREEGLSYAEISQRLNISVHTVESQMSKALKFIRESLGKYLFLLFLFL
- a CDS encoding sugar porter family MFS transporter, coding for MEKQTTYNKNLVVIIAAVAATGGLLFGFDTGVISGAIPFFQQDFQLSNSMVENITTAGLIGAVIGAMFTGRLSDIFGRRKTILGAAIIFVVGAAWSGWAPNPTDLILARLFIGLAIGISSFSVPLYIAEISPTKMRGRLVSLFQLLITIGILVSYLSDLAFANNDVLSSWRPMFYAGMIPGFILLIGMLFLPETPRWLMSKGREEESRKILQRIEEPALVEESIQRMKQEIEQDKEKAGLREIFRPWLRTALIIAVGIMFFQQFVGINTVIYYSPKIFMIVGFEGARAGIWGAVSVGVINVLFTILSLFMIDRLGRRKLYFIGLSGIVISLMALGMVFAFHTALGDTGKWMAIAFVWIYIAFFAISLGPLGWLIISEIFPLRVRGIGTSIGSLSNWFFNGVVAFTFFKIVKLFTASGTGIITHEKIYDATTHTFVTKAIDNGNPAGAFWLYAFIGVLGLIWGYYYLPETKDVPLEKIEEHWRKGGKPRDLKK